Below is a genomic region from Nitrospirota bacterium.
ATGAAGCCGAAGCCTTTGGAATCGTTGAACCACTTTACTGTTCCGTTAGCCATTGTGTACCTCCTTACTTGTTAGTTGAACTTTCAGAAGGGCACAAATAAAAAGGCCACAAAGCTAAAAGTCTTTGTGACCGCGTGGGCTAAAAACTTCTGAAACTCTTTCTATACAATAGCACGTCCCGAGATAATTAGCAACATGAATAATGCGGGGCGGGCAAGAGCTGCCTTTTGTAGCATGCTTATGCCGCAGGTCCCAGGGCATCGTCTGCAATGAACTGCTTCAGTCCTTCCCCATAGGTCTGCCCCGAGAGGAGGAACCCTTCATTGTGGCTGCCGGCGATCCTGAGCATACGCTTCGGCGGCGCAGCCTTCTCGAAAAGCGCGAGGCCGTGCGAGAAAGGGATGACCTCGTCGTGCGGGCTGTGGACGATCAGTTTCGGGCAGGCGATCTTCCCGATCTTGTCGATGGTTGCATACCGGAACTTGGTAATGCGCCTCACCGGCAGCCAGGGGTAGAGCTCGTGCGCCATATCCGCGACCGAAGTAAACGAAGACTCCACGATAAGCGCAGCCGCACGCCTCCTCGTCGCGAGCTCGGCAGCCACCGCACCGCCCAGAGAGCGGCCGAAGAGGACGATCCGCTCCGGCGGCGCCTTCCGCTCGTGTACGAGATAGTCCCAGGCTGCCTCGGCGTCGAGGTACGTACCCTCTTCCGAGGGCCTGCCCTCGCTCTCGCCGTAGCCGCGGTAGTCGAAGATGAGCACGCTCAGGTTCAGGTCGTTGAATATTCTGATCGAGTCGAGCCGGTGCGAGATGTTTCCCGCGTTCCCGTGGCAGAAGAGGAGCACCCCCTGCTCGCTCTTCGCCGGCACATACCATGCCGACAGAGCGACACCGTCCTTTGTCCTCAGGCGCACCTCTGCGTACTCGAGGCCGATAAGGCGGGGCGTCAGCCTGACCTCTCTGGAGGGCATATAGACCATGCTCTCCTGCCTGAGATAGACGAGCAGGATAAGGCCGAGATAGATGACGATGAGCGCCGCAGCGGCTCCGAGCACGATCCGTATCACGATGGGGTCATTGTAGCACACCTCTCCCGCCCCCTTCCCGGGCAGTTCATTTTGCTTAAAATGCTGTATTTTATGATACTATATTCGTTACAGCAGTGCGATCATTATACCCGGGAGGATGGAACATGAAGATAATAGAAGGCGAGCTTCAGGCAAAGGGACTCACGTTCGGCATTGTCGTGAGCAGGTTCAATGATTTCATCACCTCGCGGCTCCTCGACGGTGCTGTCGATGCCCTGGTGCGGCATGGGGCGCAGGAGGAGGATCTCGAGGTGGTGAAGGTCCCTGGCGCGTTCGAGATCCCCCTTGCGGCAAAGCGGATGGCGGCAAAGGGCGCCTATAACGCGATCATATGCCTCGGCACGGTCATCAGGGGAGCGACGCCCCATTTCGAGTATGTCGCCGGCGAGGTCTCGAAGGGCATTGCTGCAGCGTCGCTCGAGACCGGCGTACCGATCGCCTTCGGCGTCATCACCTCCGACACCATCGAGCAGGCGGTGGAACGGGCAGGCACCAAGGCCGGCAACAAGGGATGGGATGCGGCGATCACGGCGATCGAGATGGCGCAGGTGTTCAAGAAGCTATGATTGAAAAGACAGAAGTGATGCTGTTATGAAACGACGGAAGGCCCGTGAATACGCTCTTCAGTTCCTCTATCGGATCGACTTCGTCGACCTGCCGGAGGATGCGGAGCAGCAGAATGTCCTCGCGGGCATGAGGGGGGACCTCCGCGACTTCTGGGAGGATACGGGAGAAAAGGACCAGGAGCTGCGCGTCTTTGCGGAGGACATTATCGCCGGCACCATAGGGCATCTGCGGGAGATCGATAGCGAAGTTCAGCGCGTCGCCGAAAAGTGGAGCCTTTCCCGCATGGCGGCTATCGACAGGAATATACTACGGTTTGCTACCTACGAGCTGCTGTTCAGGAAGGATATCCCGAGCGCAGTGACGATCAACGAGGCGCTCGAGATCGCGAAGAAATACTCGACCGCGGAGTCCGCCTCGTTCATAAACGGCCTTCTCGACCGCATCGCCAGGGAGAGCGAGGGGAGCAAGAAGTAAGAGCTCCATTTTCAGTTATTCGTAGTGAGATATCCAGTAGGGCGAGAGCGGCGGGTCGTCACCCCGCCCGTCGGCGACGAGGCTTTTGAGATAGCCGATATTCTCCGATGCCTTGCTCCGCTCTCCCATGACCAGGTGAGCCACCCCGAGGTTCAGCAATGCCTTTGCATAGTCAGGTTTTATCATGAGCGCCTGGTCGAATGCTTCGAGGGCGGTGGTGTACATCCCGGATTTGAGATAGGTGACCCCGAGATTGTTGTGCGCCTCCGCATAATCGGGCTTGACCGCGATCGCCTTTTTGAAGGCATCGATCGCCTCGGGATACCGGTGGAGCTTGCCGTAAGCTATGCCGAGGCTGTAGTAGACCTCCGCATAATCGGGCTTGACCGCGATCGCCTTTTTGAAGGCATCGATCGCCTCGGGATACCGGTGGAGCTTGCCGTAGGCGACGCCGAGGCTGTAGTAGGCCTTCGCATAGTCGGGCCTGATGACAATGGCGTACTTGAACGCCTCGAGGGCCTCTGAATACCTGCGGAGCTTGCCGTAGGCGACGCCGAGNNNNNNNNNNNNNNNNNNNNNNNNNNNNNNNNNNNNNNNNNNNNNNNNNNNNNNNNNNNNNNNNNNNNNNNNNNNNNNNNNNNNNNNNNNNNNNNNNNNNGCCGTAGGCGACGCCGAGGCTGTAGTAGGCCTTCGCATAGTCGGGCCTGATGACAATGGCGTACTTGAACGCCTCGAGGGCCTCTGAATACCTGCGGAGCTTGCCGTAGGCGACGCCGAGGCTGTAGCAGGCCTTCGCATAGTCGGGCTTGACCGCAAGGGCCGACTTGAATGCCTCTATGGCATCGAAGTACCGGTCCAGCCCGTTGTAGGCGATGCCGAGATTGTAATAGGCCTTCGCATAGTCGGGCTTGATCGCTATCGCGGCATCAAAGGAGTCGATCGCCTCTCTATAGCTTCCGAGAGAGCAGTAGACGTAGCCGAGATTGTAGTGGGCCTCGTAAAAGTCGGGGTAGAGGCGCACCGCCTGCCGGTATGCCGTGATCGCCTTGAGGTGGTCGCCCTTCTCTTCGTAAATATTGCCGAGATTGAAGTGCGCATGGGCATAGTCGGGGTTAAGCTCGACAGCCCGCTCATAGGCTCGCACCGCCTCTGCGCAGAACCCTTGCTTGTCATATGCGATCCCCAGGCAGTAGTACGCTTCGGCATAGTCCTGATCGATATCGACCGCCTGCTGCAATGACGCTATTGCCTCGTCAGTGCGGTCGAGCTTCAGGCAGCAGCTGCCGCTATAGAGACAGGCCCTTGCATAGTCCCTGCTCAGGGGGTGCGCGGTCCTGAACGCTTCGCGCAGCGCCTCGCAGTAAGGGTCTTTCCCGGGCCGGCAGAGCGGGCTCTCGGACGGCAGTTCCTTGGCGACGATCGTCTTGAACGCCTGGAGCGCCTGCTCGAAATCCCCGAGGTCGCAGTAGGCGAATCCGAGGCTGAAGAGCGCCTCGTTCTCCTCGCCCCTGATTCTCTCGTTCATCTCCCCAGTCCCGGAGCTGCAGGCGAGGCAGTGGGCGATGGCGGTAAAGAGCTCTGAGAGGTCGGGGGTTTTGACGATATAGGCGTCCGCCTCGCTGCACTCCTCCCTAAAAGTGCCCATCGTCGAATTGATGATGAAGGGGAGCGCGGGGTAGACCGTTTTAGATGCCTTCAAGAGAGCGGCGCCGCTGAGGTCATCGGGAAAGAAGACGCAGGAAACGACCAGGTGGACTTCGTTCGCAAGCAGATGGGCAAAGGCGCTCCTCGGCGAGGACGAGTGGACCAGCGTTATGCTTTCGCCGAAGGTCTTTTTCAACTCATGCCCGTAAAGCCGGTGAATATAGGCGTCGTCGTCCACGAGGAGGACGACGCTCCTCTTGCCGGTATGGACTCCCCCCTCCCCACGGGCGAGCGGGTGCTCTCTCGGCCCCGCAGGTCCGGGCGGCGCGAGCGGGTCCCGGCTCTGCAGGTTCTGCAGAAGAGGGTTGTTTACGTCAGCTCTCATAGGCGGCTTCCTTTCCCTATCTGCAGCGCAATGCGGGAGCCCCCCCCCGGCACCGCCCCGGCCGACGCCCTGCACTTTCCGGGCGTTCGCCCGTGCGCTGCACGGTTCTGGCTGGGTTTCCCGGTGCGGCCCTCGTTCCGCATGCTTCCCCCTGCAGACCGCCCTTAAGCAGTCGAGGAAGCACTCCGTGTGCCTGAAGCGGCTCTCCTCGAAGAGCCGTTTGAACGACTTCTGGCGAAAACCCGTAACGGTGAGGCGTTTGTTCAGGCTTGCGGAAATCCGCTGAGCCATGCAAAGCACCTGGAAACAGGCGGCGTCGATGGCGGTCACCTTTTCGAGATTGAAGATAAGATGATCGACGCGGTGCAGCGCCCGCATCAGCGCGGTTTTCATCTCGCTGCTGTACTGCTTGGTCAATGCTCCGTCAAAATACAGCAACCCTATGCTTCCCGACTGCTCGAATCCGAACTGTATCATTGTTGCGGCGTCTCCTCTTCCCTGTAAGTAAAAATTCATAACTCATCTGTTCCGGGGTGTCCGGCCCCGGACAGACATCCGGCCTTGACGACAACAGTACTCTGCTGGTGCCTGCGCTGGTATCCGCGCTGGTAGTAGCTCAGACGGCGGAGCGCGGCGATGCTCCACTGCGCTCCCTGTCAGCCAAGATGGTTTACCGCGGACCGCTCCGGGTTGTCCTCACGTATGATGCATTCCTGCGTCAGGACCACCTCTTATAGGTGTCACATTGTTCGAAATGTGTTCCGCAATAGTACATCGCACTCTCTATGTTCTGGCGCGTCATGCCGGCGCACAGCGCACCGTCATAAGGCTCCTGTATGAAGGGGCAGGATCGGTTGATCATCTTAATTTTCTTCTTCCTGGACTCTTTTCCTTTTCTTTTGGCAGTGCTGAAGGTCGGATACATTACCATTGTGTTGAGCATGAAGGTACACCCCTTTATCTAGTGGTATCTATTGTGTTTAAGGCACATATGTAGTATCAAAGTGTGTGCCAAAAAGAGGGATTCTTTATAAAATTTCAGGTTTTAGCATAAAAATAACTACTTATAGAACACTATACTGAAGGTATTGGTGGAGCGCGCGTGCCATTTGTGAGTCGTGGCACAATTGTGTGCCGCGACACAACTGTGTCATGGCACACTTATTTTTTCATAGATAAAGATTCCGGACAAGCCGGAATGCCTGCTGCTTTTTTGCTGGAGACTTTTGGAACATCTAAGAAACGAGCGGGGTAGGGCAGCTTAATTGTAGTCGCGCATGAGGTTGTACTCTTTGATCTTGCGGTAGATCGTCCTTCTGCTTATGCCGAGCAGCCGGGCGGCGCCGGCTTTGTTCCAGGCGGCTTTCTCGAGAGCGTGGAGGATCGCCTTGGGCTCGTCGGTGCCTCCCTCTTCAGCAAGAGCGTGCCTGCTTTCGACGGTGCTCTTGAAGTCCGACGGCAGGTCATTGATGGTAATCGTGGTGCCGCGGCAGAGGATAAAGGCATGCTCGAGCGTGTGCTCGAGCTCCCGTATATTGCCGGGCCAGGTATGCATCAGGAGCATCTGCTGGACCTCGGCCGAGACGGCGACGATCTCTTTATTCAGTTTTTTATTGAATTTTTTCAGAAAAGAAGCGACCAGGAGCGGGATATCCTCCCGCCGCTCCCGAAGAGGAGGCAGCGGGATCTCGACGACCTTCAAACGATAATAGAGGTCTTCCCTGAACTCCCCCCGCTTCACCTTCTCCCGGAGAACCCTGTTCGTAGCCGCGACGACCCGGACATCCACCTTGATCGGGGTCGAGTCGCCCACCCGCTCGAACTCCTTTTCCTGGAGCACCCTGAGCAGGCGGAGCTGCATGCGGGGGGTGATATCGCCGATCTCGTCGAGGAATATCGTGCCGCCGTCCGCTCTCTGGAAGCGGCCGACCTTGTCCCTCACCGCTCCGGTAAACGCCCCTTTGACATGGCCGAAGAGCTCGCTCTCGAGCAGGCTCTCGGAGAGCGCGGAGCAGTTCACCGTTACGAAGGGCTTTGTGCTCCGTCCTCCGCGATAGTGCAGCGCCTCTGCGACGAGCTCTTTTCCGGTGCCGCTCTCGCCGGTGATGAGCACGGTCGTCTGCACATCGGCGAGATCATCGATAAGAGAGTATATCTCCTGCATCTTCCTGCTCTTGCCGACGATGTTATAGAACTGCTGCCGCTCCCTCAGGTTGCGCTCGAGCCCGTCGAGGTGCGTCTGGTCGCGGATGACGACTACGGCCCCCGACAGCAGGCCGTGGGCATCCTTGAGCGGGACCATCGAGATCTCGAGGACCTGCACCCCGCCGTCGTCTCTCTGGCATTCGATGCGGGGCACCTCGACGGGTTTCATCTGAGCAATCGTCTCCTTGAGCGCATCGCAGCACGCAGCCTGCAGGGAGGCCGGCCGGAGTACCAGCATCGCGCCTATCTCGGCGCCGGTGAGAGTGCCGAGGGTCTTCGCCGCCTCGTTGAGCGCGAGGATGCGCCGCTCCGTATCCACGGTGATAATCGCGTCTTTCACGCTCCTGAAGATCGCCTCGAGGTGCGCCCTGTACCGCTCCTTTTCATCAGTGAGCATCTTGTGCTGCAGGGCGAGCCGGGCGACGCTCAGGAGGCGGTCCTGCTTTACCGGCTTGGGGAGATAGTCGAACGCGCCGAAGCGCACGGCCTCCGATGCGGTATCGATGTTCGGATAGCCCGTGATCATAACAACGGGGCAGTTCATTCCCCGCTCTTTGACCTCCCGCAACAGCTCGATCCCGCTCCGGCCGCCCATGAGGATATCGACAAACAGCACGTCGAAGAGGGTATGACTGATGATCCCCATAGCCTCGTCGACGCTCTCGGCGGCGAGGACATTGTATCCCTCCTCGGCAAGGAAGCTTTCGAAGGTGTAGCGTATGCTCTCCTCGTCATCGATGACGAGAATCGTCGGCTTCATGAGACCCATTCCTCGTTTCGGCTTTCCTCGGGCCGCTTTGCGGGCAGGTCGACTACAATGGTCGTCCCCGCATGCTCGGTGCTCTGTATCGTCAACCTGCCGCCATGGTCGCTGATGATGCCGTGGCTTATGCTCAACCCCAGTCCGGTGCCGGTCGGCTTTGTCGAGAAGAAAGGATCCTTGACCTTGTCCAGTATCTCGGCAGGGATTCCGGGTCCCTGGTCACGGAGGGATATCCGGACAAAGGGGACACCGTCTGCAATGAAGCTCTCCCCGGTTATCTCGAGCGCCTTGTCCTCATGCTTCCCCGGAAACCGCGTATTCAGGGCGTATTGAGCATTGCTGATGATGTTCAGGAACACCTGCTGTATCTGCTGGGTGTTGGCGATAACCGGCGGCAGGTTGTCGGCAAAGCTCACCGTAAGCGCGATGCCGTCCTTCCTGAGCTGCGCCTCGGTCAGGGCCAGGGTATCGGCGCATATCTCCTTGAGGTGCGCTGCGGCCTTCTGCTCCTTATGATCCCGCGCAAACGAGAGCAGGCTCCTGACGATGGTCGCGATGCGATCGCCCTCTTTGATGATCCTCGCGGCGATGTCGTGCTCTTTGCTCTCTTTGGGGCTCTTGTTGGCCAGCAGCTGCGCATAATTGATGATGCCGTTGATGGGGTTGTTGATCTCGTGGGCCACCCCTGCGGCGAGCTTGCCGATGGAGGCGAGGTGGTCGGACCTCATCACTTCCGCCTGGAGGACCATCCGTTCGGTGGTATCGCTGGCGATGGTGATGACATTGACCACGCTGCCGCCTTCATCCTTGATGGGGAACGCCCGGGAATCGAAGACTCTTCCGTTCGGGAGGGTTATCTGCCTGCGCTCCTCCCTGCCCGAGGCCAGGCAGCGCAGCACATGGCAGTCGTCGCAGGGCGCCGGCAGGTTGTGCCACAAGGTATGGCAGTACTGGCCGGTGAGGCCCGCGATCTCTTCTCCGAGCAGGAGCGCGGCCCCCTTGTTCGACCAGAGCGTCTTGAGGTCGGGGGAGAGCAGCAGTATGGCGTCGGGAATCGCATCGAGCAGGGTATTGAACTCCTGCGAGAGTCTCCTGAATTTCTTCTCGCTCTCCCTGAGCGCCTCCTCGGCGCGGATGCGGTCGGTGACGTTCACCATGTTGAGGACCAGGCCCGAGACATTGCCGTCCCTCTCCTTGACCGGGCTCAGGCTCCAGTCCCAGTATTCCTTTTTCCTGCGATACCCCCTCAGGTATTTGAACGGCTCCCCGTAAACGACAAAGGGCTCGCCGGTCTCGATGACGCCCCTGAAGATATCCTCGTGCCTTTTATTGGGGAAGAGAGCGAAGTGGTTCTTCCCCACGAAGAACTCGGGGTCGTGCTGCTCCGCCTCGGCGTACGACCGGTTGACCCGGATAAAGTTGAACTGGGCGTCCATGTAGGCGATCAGCACGTTGATGCTCGAGAAGACTCTCTCGAGGAGCTTGTTGGCTTTCTTGAGCTCCCGTTCAGCACGGGCGCGCTCCATAATCTCCCGGCCGAGATACTCGTTGGCGGTCTTCAGCTCCTTCGTACGCTCGTCAACGAGCTCTTCCAGGTGGTCGCGATGCCGCAGCAGCTCCTGCATCAGCTGCTCGAGCTCGACCTTCTGCTCCTGCAGCCGCCGGTTCGCTTCCTGCAGCTCTTTTGCATACAGGCGATCATGCGGCGACCGCTCTTTAGGCATGCTCTCGTCGTGAAGCTGTTTCTGTTCTGCTTGTTTGCGGGCCCGGGCGGCGCCGGGTGACTCAGGCTTCGTCGCTTTCATTACGCTGTCCTGTCTTCAGAGAGCGCCGCCTGGCGGTGCTGCATAGATGCGGAACCATAGGGCACGTTTAAATTATAGAGCATATGGAACGAAGATTCATTCTCTATTTTGGCCTTATGCTGTTCCCGTCTTTTGCCTGATGAGCAGGGCTTCTCGTGCTCCCCCCGGCGGCTGTTCAAAAGGGAGAGGCGCCTCGTGTGGAAAACGGAGGGGGTCTGTCCTGTGCGCCTAGCCGTTCTGCCGGAAAGCCCGGCCGGTCAGCTCGGCCATGAGGGACTTGACGGGCACGATACGGTCGACCCTCCATGCGTTGGTCCCTACGGTATACAGCGGTTCCTCTTTATCGGGATTGTACCCTGCGGAGCTGAGCAGCCCGTTGCAGATGCAGAAGTGGTGCTCGTTGCTCTCCTTCGCCGGGCAGACGGAGAACTTCCCCTCTTTATCTTTGAGGAGCACATAGCCTTTGTCGCACTTCGGTTGCCGCAGGCGCTTCAGCGCCGATACATACATCGGAGATTGTTGAATGATCCTGAAGGGCATGCCGCAGGGAGAGCCGGGATCGTAGGCGACCATGATATCCCTTTCCTGCGCAGCAACGACAGCCTGCTTGTAGGGCTCCGAGGCGGAGCTCTCTTCAGTGGTGAGGAAGCGCGTCCCCATCTGGACGCCGTCGGCGCCCATCGCCATGAAGCGCACGATATCCTCGTGGGTATAAATACCCCCTGCCACGATGACCGGGAGGTCGCCGTACCGCTTCGCCATATCCTTGACCGGGGGCAGAAGATTCTCGAGCCTGTTTGCCTCGAGGTCAATCTGGTCTATTTTGAATCCGAGATGGCCTCCGGCGAGCGGCCCCTCGAGGACAGCGGCGTCGGGCCGGTAGCCGAGCTTCTCCCACTTCTTGCAGATGAGCTCGAGCGCCCTGGCAGAAGAGACGATGGGGATCAGGGCGGTGTCTTTCGGCGGCTGGATGGCGGGCAGGCCGAGCGGCAGGCCCGCTCCCGAGATGATGGCGTCCGCACCGGCATCGAGCGCTCCCCGCACTGAATCGACATAGTCCCGCACGAGGGCGACCATGATATTGATTCCGGCGAACCCCCTGGACTCCTTCGCCCGGGACACCTCTTCGTAAGCTGCTTCATAGGTGGTGTATTTCTTCCCGGTCCTCTTCGAGACGAGGCGGTCGAGACAGGCGCTCGAGACGATACCGAGTCCTCCCTCACGTGCCACTGCGCCGGCGAGCGGAGAGAGCGAAACGCCGACACCCATCCCTCCCTGGACGATGGGTACGGTTATCCTTTTACCCTTGATGAGCAGCGGCTGCAACACAACTTCCGATCCCGACAATGATAACTCCTCCGGCTCCCGGTACCAGGTAATGCCTGGAAATTAAAAGAGGTTTATATTTACTTATTGTACCTTATTTTGGCAAGAGAAATGTTTTAATCATGCTATAAATCAGGTATTGCAGAGGGTGCGACGTGGCCCTGTTGAAAAAACCGGTGAGCCGTGGAGGATTCGAACCTCCGCCCCGCTGATTAAGAGAAGTGTTCAAGGCTGGACCAAGGGGCTTGAAAATGCCGAGATAATTTCATATTAACAAAGACTTGCTTACGTAAACAATTGTTTATAATTTATCAACAATGGCCTACTTTTGTCATAGATTTATGACGATTTTATGACAGTCTTCCTTTCTAATTTCCCTCTTCCCAAATATTAACAAATTTGTTATATTATCATATGTGGACGGTTCAGTATGATGAGCGTCTTGAGGAGTGGTTTAGCACTATCTCAGCGGATATTAAGGCCAAGATACTGAGAATTGTCGACATGCTTGTCACCTGCGGGCCGCTCAATGTGCGAGAGCCGTATGTCAGGCATATAGAAGGGCACAAGAAATTATTTGAGATTAGGGCAAAAGGAAAGGACGGGATCGCAAGGGTTTTCTACTTTACTGCCTCAGGGCAAAGGATCATTCTGCTGCATGGTTTTACAAAGAAGACCATGAGAACGCCTAAAAAAGAAATTGATATAGCGATGAAGAGAATGCAGGAGGTACTCCATGGCTAAATTGAAGGATTTTAAAAAATTAAAAGAGGAATGGCTTAAGAACCCCGCAGTCAAAAAAGAATATGATGCTCTGAGCACGGAATTTCAGATAGCAGAGGAAGTGCTCAAGGCGAGAGTGAAGGCTCATATGACCCAAGCCGCACTCGCCAAGAAGATCGGAACGAAATCCACTGCCATCTCAAGGCTGGAATCTCCGAACTATGGGAAGGCATCTATTTCTATGCTGAAGAAGGTAGCGAAAGCCCTGGGCTGCGAGCTGCAGATACGGCTTGTGCCAAAAGGCCGGTAAGTACGAAGATGGCCGTCAGACGTATTCGTTGGGCAACTCCTAAAGTCCGGCAAAGAGCGCCCAGTCGGGGATTGCCCATATGTTCTCTCTGATGCTCTTGAGCTCCTTGCCGTGGTACACAATAATTCCAAGAGGAGCTGCCTTCTTGTTCTCCTTCATAAATGACTCCAGAGCACGGCCATCTGCATAGGTTATCCTGTCCGAGGACTTCACTTCGATCGGCAGCAGAGTTTTTTCTCCGGCAAGAAGAAAGTCAATCTCCATTCCGGCGCTCGTCCGGTAGAAAAACAGATCAGGCTCCACAGGCTGCAGCTGCTTCCACTTGACAAGCTCGGAAAATACCCAGCTTTCATAGGAAGCGCCGGAGCTGACGGTCATCTCTCCCAGAATCGCCTTGTTGAGACCGAGGTCGGGGAAATAGATCTTGGGACTCTTGATGAGACGTTTGCCGATATTTTCATGATAGGGCTGCAGTAAATGGCATTGGAAGGTCATGGAAAGCAGGTTGATGTATCGTTTTACCGTATTGACTGCCAGGGATGCATCCCGTGCCACCTCGCTGATCGAGAGTATCTGCCCGGTACGTGCACAGAGCAGTTTTTGTACGAGGACGAAGGTATCGATGTTGCCAACCTGCCCGACATCAGCGATATCCCGTTCTATATAGGTCTTTCGGTAATCTTTCAGCCAATTAAGCTTGTCCGTTTTCTCTTTTCTGTGCCATACAGAAGGGTATCCTCCCCACTGCTGATGCTCATCCCGCGTCTGCGCGACTGCACGGAGCTTTCCGGGCGAAAGAATAGTGAACCGGTCGATGTCCTTCCGGGGCAATCTGCGGCCCTCCCAGATCGTGGAGAGGAGAGGGGTACCGGCACCGTCCACTACTTCGTGAAGAGAGAAGGGATAAAGATGCAGTAGCCCGATCCTGCCGGCAAGGGATTCTTTGACGGTATTGAGGAGGGTCAGTTGCGAAGACCCGGTAAGTATAAAGGTGGTCCTCTTTTTCCCTCCCTTTCTTCTTTGTGCATCTACCACATATTTCAGCGGATCGAAGAGAGCCGGGATTTTCTGTACTTCGTCGAGGATGACCAATGGTGTGTCTATCGATTCCAGGATCGAGATTGCAGCATGTTGAAATCGCAGCCGTTCGTCAGGGTCATCAAAGGAGATATAGGTGTAATCGAGACCTGTAGCCTTTGGAATCAGGATCTCGCAGAGCGTCGTTTTTCCCGTTTGGCGGGCTCCGGTAAGGACAAGGGCCTGCTCCTGCTTTAGCCTTTTCAGGAGAAGGTTAACGATGTCACGGCTGATAATATCCATGCGCTATTATTTCATAGTAAATGCAAAATTACAAGGTAGATATGCACCTTGGCTGAAAACTAGCCAAGAAAGGATGGGGAACCGGTTTCCAGTAATCGGCATTGAAGATGACCCATCAATAGTAACATGCCGTTTTCAGAATGAGCTCCCAGAGGTATGGCATACAGCAGATGCACGAACGCAAGCCTGACCCTCTGCGCCTACTTATGCTTATACGTTCTGTCTATTCAAAGAGCCGGGATAAAGGCGTCTTGCAAAGCCCCTCATTTGTAGTGTATTGTAATACAGGAGGTGTGCTATGAGAACAGTGTTGTCAGTAAGCCTGCCGGAAAACATATCAGAGGAGCTCGATAGATTTGCAAAAGCTACGGGGCGGAATAAGAGCGACATAGTGAAGGAGTCCCTGAGTTTGTTTCTCTGGGAGATGAAGCTCAGGGCAGTGCAGAAAAAGCTCGGCCCGAAAGCAAAAAAACTTGGCCTTATCAGTGAAGAGGATGTGTTCAAGGCAATATCATGATTGCCGTATTTGATACGAACGTTCTCATTGCGGCAATTATCACTGAAGGGATCTGCTCGAAATTATTGCACAGGGCGCGCGCCGGAGAATTTACACTTGTCTCGTGCCCATTCATTGTGACGGAACTTCGGCGCATACTCTCAAAGAAATTTCGCCTTCCCCATGAAGAAGTCGCCTCGGCACTAGACCCCATCAATGAGGCGATCAGTCAAATTATCGAGCACAATCTCAAAATTACGAATATTTGCCGTGATGCCGATGATGACAACATTATCGCCTGTGCGTTGGCGGTGAAGGCTGATTATCTTGTGACAGGAGACGCTGATCTGCTGGAGTTAAAAAGCTGTCAGGATGTTAGAATTGTAACCCCAAGGGACTTTGAATCGTTATTTGTGTAATAGCGGGCTTAGCCAGACACATCCCATTTCTGCAATTCTTCAAATTGCTTACACCACCTCA
It encodes:
- a CDS encoding nitronate monooxygenase, producing MSGSEVVLQPLLIKGKRITVPIVQGGMGVGVSLSPLAGAVAREGGLGIVSSACLDRLVSKRTGKKYTTYEAAYEEVSRAKESRGFAGINIMVALVRDYVDSVRGALDAGADAIISGAGLPLGLPAIQPPKDTALIPIVSSARALELICKKWEKLGYRPDAAVLEGPLAGGHLGFKIDQIDLEANRLENLLPPVKDMAKRYGDLPVIVAGGIYTHEDIVRFMAMGADGVQMGTRFLTTEESSASEPYKQAVVAAQERDIMVAYDPGSPCGMPFRIIQQSPMYVSALKRLRQPKCDKGYVLLKDKEGKFSVCPAKESNEHHFCICNGLLSSAGYNPDKEEPLYTVGTNAWRVDRIVPVKSLMAELTGRAFRQNG
- a CDS encoding PAS domain-containing protein; amino-acid sequence: MKATKPESPGAARARKQAEQKQLHDESMPKERSPHDRLYAKELQEANRRLQEQKVELEQLMQELLRHRDHLEELVDERTKELKTANEYLGREIMERARAERELKKANKLLERVFSSINVLIAYMDAQFNFIRVNRSYAEAEQHDPEFFVGKNHFALFPNKRHEDIFRGVIETGEPFVVYGEPFKYLRGYRRKKEYWDWSLSPVKERDGNVSGLVLNMVNVTDRIRAEEALRESEKKFRRLSQEFNTLLDAIPDAILLLSPDLKTLWSNKGAALLLGEEIAGLTGQYCHTLWHNLPAPCDDCHVLRCLASGREERRQITLPNGRVFDSRAFPIKDEGGSVVNVITIASDTTERMVLQAEVMRSDHLASIGKLAAGVAHEINNPINGIINYAQLLANKSPKESKEHDIAARIIKEGDRIATIVRSLLSFARDHKEQKAAAHLKEICADTLALTEAQLRKDGIALTVSFADNLPPVIANTQQIQQVFLNIISNAQYALNTRFPGKHEDKALEITGESFIADGVPFVRISLRDQGPGIPAEILDKVKDPFFSTKPTGTGLGLSISHGIISDHGGRLTIQSTEHAGTTIVVDLPAKRPEESRNEEWVS
- a CDS encoding ATP-binding protein — its product is MDIISRDIVNLLLKRLKQEQALVLTGARQTGKTTLCEILIPKATGLDYTYISFDDPDERLRFQHAAISILESIDTPLVILDEVQKIPALFDPLKYVVDAQRRKGGKKRTTFILTGSSQLTLLNTVKESLAGRIGLLHLYPFSLHEVVDGAGTPLLSTIWEGRRLPRKDIDRFTILSPGKLRAVAQTRDEHQQWGGYPSVWHRKEKTDKLNWLKDYRKTYIERDIADVGQVGNIDTFVLVQKLLCARTGQILSISEVARDASLAVNTVKRYINLLSMTFQCHLLQPYHENIGKRLIKSPKIYFPDLGLNKAILGEMTVSSGASYESWVFSELVKWKQLQPVEPDLFFYRTSAGMEIDFLLAGEKTLLPIEVKSSDRITYADGRALESFMKENKKAAPLGIIVYHGKELKSIRENIWAIPDWALFAGL
- a CDS encoding ribbon-helix-helix protein, CopG family, with product MRTVLSVSLPENISEELDRFAKATGRNKSDIVKESLSLFLWEMKLRAVQKKLGPKAKKLGLISEEDVFKAIS
- a CDS encoding helix-turn-helix transcriptional regulator, which encodes MAKLKDFKKLKEEWLKNPAVKKEYDALSTEFQIAEEVLKARVKAHMTQAALAKKIGTKSTAISRLESPNYGKASISMLKKVAKALGCELQIRLVPKGR
- a CDS encoding type II toxin-antitoxin system RelE/ParE family toxin, encoding MWTVQYDERLEEWFSTISADIKAKILRIVDMLVTCGPLNVREPYVRHIEGHKKLFEIRAKGKDGIARVFYFTASGQRIILLHGFTKKTMRTPKKEIDIAMKRMQEVLHG
- a CDS encoding putative toxin-antitoxin system toxin component, PIN family; translation: MIAVFDTNVLIAAIITEGICSKLLHRARAGEFTLVSCPFIVTELRRILSKKFRLPHEEVASALDPINEAISQIIEHNLKITNICRDADDDNIIACALAVKADYLVTGDADLLELKSCQDVRIVTPRDFESLFV